The following proteins are encoded in a genomic region of Solea senegalensis isolate Sse05_10M linkage group LG5, IFAPA_SoseM_1, whole genome shotgun sequence:
- the letm2 gene encoding LETM1 domain-containing protein LETM2, mitochondrial, translated as MAVFGHQVIVAVTRTRGSYLLSKRHSCSSLSSKAYLHIDPPRHVLSSSPLRHCRYGHPHCYRGHALSRGHNSALLARSLHSSGVWLQDIKQEDTKSSLSAAQDASSVAKRDSTSIVSNSQPPSASPPASTTTAATVSPVQERTVVKKSVYQRIVDELKHYYNGFRLLGIDINTAGRMVWRLLHGQLLTRRERRRLLRTCADLFRLVPFIVFIIVPFMEFLLPVFLKLFPEMLPSTFETESKKEEKQRKGLAAKLELAKFLQETIAEMARRNKAKAHTEDETQRFSTYVQKVRGTGEQPSTKDIVRFSKLFEDELTLENLERPQLVALCKLLELQPIGTNNLLRFQLMMQLRTIKSDDEMIAAEGVAAMSVSELQAACRSRGMRSLGITTDQLHQQLQQWLDLHLKENVPPSLLLLSRAMYLTELKPKPPAIPPVPKLEKTAPPPVDKTEASTASVTTDMLTDPALIIKDGSVEELEDKAPLVSEKPLTPAEVLQAKAATEVSQKSKMSANGV; from the exons ATGGCGGTCTTTGGTCACCAGGTGATCGTTGCAGTCACAAGAACAAG GGGATCATATTTGTTGTCTAAAAGGCACAGctgttcctctctgtcctccaaaGCCTATCTCCACATTGACCCTCCCCGCCACGTCTTGTCCTCTTCCCCACTCAGACATTGCCGCTATGGCCACCCCCACTGTTACCGAGGCCATGCCCTCAGCCGTGGCCACAACTCTGCCCTGCTTGCCCGCTCTCTACACAGTTCAGGTGTCTGGCTCCAGGACATAAAGCAAGAAGACACTAAGTCCTCACTATCCGCTGCACAGGATGCTTCTTCAGTAGCTAAAAGGGACTCAACATCCATCGTTTCCAATTCTCAACCTCCATCAGCTTCTCCACCAGCATCTACCACCACAGCGGCCACTGTTTCTCCAGTGCAGGAGAGGACAGTAGTGAAAAAGTCTGTGTATCAGAGGATTGTAGATGAGTTGAAACATTATTACAATGGCTTCCGGTTACTTGGAATCGACATTAACACTGCAGGGAGGATGGTGTGGAGGCTTTTACATGGACAGCTTCTTACACGCAGGGAGAGGAGACGG CTGTTGAGGACCTGTGCTGACCTCTTCCGTTTGGTGCCCTTTATTGTGTTTATCATTGTTCCTTTCATGGAGTTCCTTCTGCCCGTTTTCCTCAAACTCTTCCCAGAGATGTTACCCTCCACCTTTGAGACGGAGTCCAAAAAG GAGGAGAAGCAAAGGAAGGGTCTAGCCGCGAAACTGGAGCTTGCCAAGTTTCTCCAAGAGACCATCGCAGAGATGGCGAGAAGAAACAAGGCTAAAGCTCACACAGAGGATGAAACACAGCGCTTCTCCACATATGTTCAAAAG GTCCGGGGCACAGGTGAGCAGCCAAGCACAAAGGACATTGTTCGGTTTTCAAAGCTGTTTGAAGATGAACTCACGCTAGAGAACCTGGAGCGACCCCAATTGGTGGCTCTGTGCAAACTACTGGAGCTGCAGCCCATCGGCACCAACAACTTGCTGCGTTTTCAGCTAATGATGCAGCTCAGGACCATTAAATCAGACGATGAG ATGATTGCAGCAGAAGGTGTGGCAGCGATGAGTGTGTCAGAATTACAGGCAGCATGTCGTAGTCGTGGGATGAGATCTCTGGGTATTACCACTGATCAGCTACATCAGCAGCTGCAACAG TGGTTGGACCTGCACCTGAAGGAGAATGTTCCTCCATCCTTGTTGCTGCTCTCCAGAGCCATGTATCTGACTGAACTCAAACCAAAACCCCCAGCCATCCCGCCTGTTCCTAAACTCGAG aaaaCAGCTCCTCCCCCAGTGGATAAAACAGAAGCAAGCACAGCCTCCGTGACTACGGACATGTTGACAGATCCTGCTCTCATCATCAAAGACGGTTCG GTGGAGGAGTTAGAAGACAAGGCGCCTCTGGTCTCTGAAAAACCTCTTACACCTGCTGAAGTCCTGCAG GCTAAAGCGGCAACAGAAGTGTCCCAGAAGAGCAAGATGAGTGCCAATGGTGTATGA